From Candidatus Margulisiibacteriota bacterium:
ATAAAATTCCTCAGCAAATTCTTTATTTTCCTGGCTGTGAGTACTGTAATAATTGTCAAAGCTGATCTCGAAATCCTCAAAATCTTTTAAATGTTTCTCATGATACATAGCTATCAGTTTTTCGGGAGTAATTCCCTGTTCTCTGGCGCTTATCATAATAGGGGTACCGTGAGTGTCGTCTGCGCAAACATAGATTGCTTCGTGACCTCTCATCTTTTGAAATCTGACCCAAAAATCCGTCTGCAGGTACTCTACAAGGTGACCTAAATGTATATCACCGTTGGCGTAAGGTAAAGCAGATGTAATTAATATTTTCCTTCTTTTCATAAACCCCTCATAAATTGTAATGGTGCGAGTGGAGGGACTCGAGTCATTGCTTCGCTCGTCTATCCTGACTAGCTCGCTATGACCAAGTTCTCGTCACTTCCGCTCCCATCCTGGTCGCTTTTCCTCGCACTTGCTCGGCGTTCCTCGACTGTTCGAGTCCCGGCTTTCATTCCCATCTGCCAGCCAAGTAAGAAGCCGATTTATCAGGCGAACACGCAAGCTGGTGCGAGTGGAGGGACTCGAACCCCCATGCCGAAGCACTAGATCCTAAGTCTAGCGTGTCTACCAATTCCACCACACTCGCTTAATTCCCTTGTAGTATATCAAAAGATTATCCTTTAAACAATTCTGCTGACTTTACCAGGCCTTTCAGCCTATAATAGCTATGACTTTATGAAACCTCTTATAAAAGTAACAGCGGCAATTATCCTTAAAAATAACAAGGTCCTTATAGCCCAGCGAAAACAGGACGACCCATTTAAATTAAAATGGGAATTCCCGGGAGGGAAAATTGAAAAGGATGAAACTCCTGAAAAATGTCTAAACCGGGAATTAACTGAAGAACTTGGCATATCTGCTGAGATCGGAGAATTATTCCTGCGGGTTTTTCATTCATATCCGGACTTTGACATAGAACTTCTTGCCTATCAGGTGAATAAATTTTCCAACAAACCAAAAAACAATACACACCAAAAATTGAGCTGGGTAGCTGTCGGTAATTTGCCTGCTTTTGATTTTCTGGAAGCTGACATTCCTGTTATAAAAAAACTTCAATCAATACATTAAAAAATATCGATACATAATATGGTCCTTTAATGCCGATATTAATTTCTACGATGAACACTCTAAGTGTATCTATTGTCAACAATGTAATTTCTTTACCGGATAATCATGGTGGATCACCCGCCCTGTCTTGTGGTATGATAAACCGCAAGAAAAAAACCTTTGGGATTCTTCATAAATATTTGGGATTTTTCTCATCCCTTTACGATAATATTTATAAAGGTTCTAAAAAAGGGGTGGATGACATGAGAGCTAGAGTAAATCACAAAAATAATAAAAAAGAGGGTTTCGTAGACAAAAGTTTCTGGAATGAATTCAAACAAAGAGGTTTCAAGGTAGATGAAGCATGCGACGGCAGCTTCCATAAGGATATCAAAAAAGCCAGGTTTCACAAAAAAACAACCGACACTTATGAGTTAACTTATGATGATAATACAAAGTTTAATATTGTTTCCGCTAAAGTTTTTATGAAAACCGTGTCTCAAATTGAAGGCCTTGTAAAGTACAAGCTGTTTAAATAAGATAGGGGATTTATGATTTTACCGGTTTCGAGTAATAGTGTTTCTTCCGGCTATGTGTGGAGCAATAACTCCGTAAGGAACATTGACCCTGCGGATTCCTTTAATCTCACCAACTACAATCCGGTCAAGACGAGGAATAATCCCAATGTCAACCGCGAAGTTCGGGGTTTCTCGGTCCAAATCCATAACATTCCTGAAGTGCTGCAATGGCTGGCTAAAAAAATAGAAAAAGACTTTAAGGTTAAAATTTATAATTCGGATATTCCTTTTGATGAGGAAGAATTAAAAATAATTTATTACACACTTGGGCAAATACCGCCTGAAGACTTGGCGGGAGTTCATTCGATTGTAAAAAACAGAGGACTGCAGTTAAACCTGCAAAGTGCGCCGGCCGGAGTATTTACAAAATATCATAACAATAAAGTATATGGTGCCTATGATAAAGACAATAAACGTATTTTCCTTTTTGAACTGGATAAACCGTCCCAGGTGGAAAATGTCGTAAAACATGAAGTGGGCCACGCAGTTCATAGTTATAATATGAAATTTGAAGAATTCTATGTGTTTATGCTGAGAAGCGGCTGGGATGTAGCCTATCATGAACAGAAATTCATTCCCGGCAATCAGTTGTATAATATAGGATTAAGCAAAGTTATGCTGACCAAAGAAGAGGCTCTGGAACAAGTCAAATTTTTTGATTGGGATTCCATAAAAAACAAACAAGACCGTTACGGTAAATATGTTTTGATTGCGCCCGAAGGCAAAAAAGACCTCTATGCCTACAAAAATCCCTTTGAAACTTTCGCTGTTTTCTACGAAAAATCAATATAAACCATCTTTTTTCCGCTTATCTATAAATAGTTGTTGACCTTTACTAGGCCCTGAATTTATAATTTAAGGACTAAATTTTTGAATTAGTATATTATTTTTAGGAGGCATAGTTTGAAAAGGACGTTTCAGCCAAATAGCAGAAAAAGAAGCAAAACTCATGGTTTTCTGGTGCGCATGCAGACCCATAATGGTCAGAATGTAATTAAAGCTAGAAGAAAAAAAGGAAGGACTAGATTAGCTGCCTAAGCTGTTTTCTTTGAATAAGAACCTTAAACTTAAAACAAGTAAAGAATACGCTGATACATTAAATCATGGTAAAAAGTTAACAGGAAAAGGGCTTGTTATCTATTTTAAACAATCAGAACAACTAAAAGTAGGAATAATAGCCAGTAAAAAAGTAGACAAACTAGCTGTAGGGCGTAATAAAATAAAAAGAACGGTGAGAGAAATTTTCAGGTTAAACAAACCGTTTGTGGTTGGGGACTATGTAATCATCGCCAAATCTAGCATACTGAAAATGAGTTACCGTGACATAAAAGAAGATTATGAGAATATTTTAAATAGAATAGACCAAAAAAATGTTAAGACTAATTATAATTAAAATCCTGCGTTCCTATCAATTTTTGTCTGCGTTCACTATTAAAAAATGCAGATTCATGCCGACTTGTTCCGAATATTCAATACTAGCCCTGGAAAAATATGGATTATTTCAAGGCTTAAAAAAATCTGTGATACGTATCAGCAAATGCCATCCCTGGAATCCTGGCGGATACGATCCGGTATAGTATAAGGAGTTAGCTATGCATCCTATTAAATATCTGGTTGACCACATGATGCTTCCCATACTGCAATTTTTTTATCAGTTTTCCGGAAATTACGGGACAGCTATTATACTGCTTACCATCACTTTAAAATTAATATTATTCCCCCTAACTGTGAAACAAACAAAATCAATGTCGGAAATGAAAAATATTCAACCGAAAATGAAGGAAGTACAGACGAAATATAAAGATAACCCGCAAATGATGCAGATGAAAATCATGGAATTATATAAAGAACATAAGGTAAATCCGTTTGGAGGTTGCCTGCCTACCCTTATTCAGCTACCGTTTTTTATAGCTATATTTGTAAGCTTGTCCAGTCCTCAATTTAAAAGTTTAATAACTGCCGAAGGGGCCAAGGCTACTTTCTTCTGGATTAACAATCTCGGTGGTCCGGACAAAACCATGATATTACCTTTGCTTGTAGCTCTTTCAACCTATTATTCACAAATGACCATGAGTCCCGGACTTTCCAAAGATGACCCTCAAATGAAAATGTTTGCCTATATGCCTTTTTTGATGTTTTTCATTGCTATGAGCATGCCCAGCGGGGTACTGATTTACTGGGCATTGTCTCAATTTATTACAGCTGTTCAGCAATACTTTCTGAATTTGAAGCCAATAAAAAAATAACTTTTTGAAAGGAGATATTAATATGGGTTTATTTGACATTTTTAAAGGATCGGAAGAAAAAACAGAAAACAATCAGATTTCGGAGGATTCCGGAAACACCATCAATGATGATATGCATAACATCGCTAAAGATACGTTAACTGAAATTTTAGACCTGATGGGATTTTTTAATGTAGTAAAAATACTGAATTTTGATACAACTTTTGTATCGCTGGAAATCAAAGGAGATGATTTGGGCAGGATAATAGGCAAAGAAGGCAACACCTTATATGCTCTGCAATATTTATTAAAAAATATATTAAGTAAAAAATATAAACGTCCTGTTAACGTACAGTTAGATGCCAATAATTACAGGGAAAAAAGAACTAACTCTATAACCAATATGGCTCTTGAAGCCGCACAAAAAGCTATAGCTGAAAACAGAGAGATTTTGATGCCAGCCATGAACGCCTGGGAACGCAGGATAGTTCATACCACTCTGATGGAAAATGGTAAAGTCAAAACAGAAAGCATAGGCAGAGAACAGGACAGAAAAGTTATTGTCTCTCCAAAATGACCCTGGCTCCTTTTGCTGACACTATAGCGGCTATTTCCACACCGTTGGGGATTGGGGGAATAGCTGTTATAAGGATCAGCGGTCCTGATACTGTAAAAATTGTTAAACAGGTTAGCTCCCTGAATAAACCTGTTCCTAATCAGATTCGTTTTACATCTTTTTTTAGTCCTGATAAAAATAAAATAGATGAAGGGCTGCTTTCATTTTTTAAAGGGCCTTTTTCTTTTACCGGCGAAGACATGGCTGAACTCAACTGCCATGGAGGGTATGTGGTTGCTCAAAAGCTTATAGATACGCTCCTTCGGCTAGGCGCCAGGCAGGCAGACAAAGGCGAGTTTACCATGCGGGCTTTTATTAACGGCAAAATAGATCTGATGCAGGCCGAGTCGGTGATCGATTTAATTGAGGCCAAAACAGAAAAAGCTTCCGGCATTTTCGTCCATCAGCTGGAAGGCAGATTGTCCAAAAAAATTCAGACTATCCGCGAGCAGTTACTCAAACTTATAAGTCATCTTGAGGTTCATCTTGATTATCCTGAAGAAGAAGATTTAAAAAAACCCTCTGACTATGCAAATATTATTAAGGACCTGGTCAGCCGAATAGACCACTTGTTAGCTACATATAACACCGGCCGGCTGCTCAAAGAGGGCATTTTAACGGTTATAGCAGGTGCGCCAAATGTCGGTAAATCCAGCCTTCTTAACGCGCTTTTAAAAGATAACCGGGCAATAGTAACTGATATTCCCGGGACAACCAGAGATACAATCGAGGAATGGATGCAATTGGAAGGTATCCCCTTTAAATTTGTGGATACTGCCGGTTTGCGGAACAGCCAGAATAAAATAGAAATAATCGGTATGGGCAAAACTAAAAAATTAATAAACAAGGCTGATCTGGTTTTATTGATGTTAGATGCCGGAAGAGATCTGAATAAAGATGACCAGGCCATTTTAAAAAAACTTGATCCTAAAAAAACCGTCGTTATTATCAACAAAATTGATCTTCCTAAAAATTGCTCGAAAAAAATTACCGAGCTCCCCTCCCTGAAATTTTTTTCTTCTAATATTTATCAGTTATCGGTTAAAAAAAGAAAAGGGCTGACAGCTCTGGAAAAAGGCCTGGTCAAATTCGCTCAAAAAAATTTTCTGACAGCTAGCGAACAAAAGGACGCGATTATCAGTAATGACAGACAAAAAGAACAGCTCATCAGCGCTAAAAAAACTTTATCCTCGGCTTTGAAATCAATAAAAAAGGGCCTTTCCGAGGACCTCTGGTTGATTGATCTCCGTCTGGCATTAAGCACCCTAGGCTCCATAATCGGTGAAGATATCAGCGAAGAAGTGCTAAATGATATTTTTTCCAGATTTTGCGTGGGAAAGTAAAAAATGGCGGGCGCTTTGCGCCAAAATCCGAATGGAATGGGCCTAAACGGGCGCGGCTGGGGCACTCCGCGGGGCAGCCGCGCCCTCGAGTGACGACTACGACGATTTCAAGGTTTTCGGGTCAGCGTTGCTGACCTGTTGGCTCTCGGGGAGAGCCAAACCCTTGCGGCAAATTCTTTTGAATTTCTTGAAGTCCTCAGTATACTAAAAGGTATGACAAACCTCCCACAAGTTGTATCTAATATTCCCCCGTCCGTTCAATGGCTCATCGACACCATTTGTAACGAAATCGAGCACGGCAAGAAACTCACCTACTGGAATATCGGCAAGCATATCAAGGAACATAATACCTTCAAAAAAGGATGTCAGAATTTAACAATCTCAGAAGAAAAGAAGCATACCAAAATCGATTTGAAAGATATCTAAAAGAATTGAACAGCGAAAACAAATGGAAGTTGCTTGATGAGTTTTTTCAAAAGAACCTAGATCAAATCGATGTTTTAAATGAGCAGAAGATGAATGAAAGCATAAACAATTTACTTCAAGACATATATTCAAATTAGATTGGCTGGTCAGTTGGCGCTCTAAGAGAGCCAAAACCTTGTGTAAATTCTTTTGATTTATTTGAGCTGGGAGTATAATCAAATGAGAATGACAGGCATTAAATATGTAATTGAACATTATCCAGCGGTAATTGCAATACTTGGCACTTTGTCTGGACTTGTTTCGGTGTTACTGGGTGCAATAATATCAGCAAATGGAAATAAGATAAAACAGAAAGAGTTACAGCTTACAGAACAACAATTTATCTCGGACAAAAAACATCAGATCTCAAAGGAAAAGTATCAGAAATTGTTTAAGGAAAGGATTGAGGTTTACAAACAAATATTTATTGAGCTTAAGAAACTAAGTAAAAACCTGCGTGTTGTAGGGAATGCCCTATATAGGGTTGATCAATTTGGTTGTGATAGAACCGAAGTAATCACCACAGAAAAGGTTAACGTAAAGACTTTGCAAACCCTTTTCAAATTAATTGAGGATAATAGTTTTTTGATTTCAGAAAAAACCCTTGAGTTAGTTAAGGGTCTTGAAGATTTTTACTGGAAATACAGAGCTGAAACGGATTCTTTGTATGATGTAGGGGCAATTGGCCCTGATGATATTGATGATGCGATAGAAAGCGATCATAAGAAATTTTATGAGGAACAGGTCAACAGAATAAAAGAGTTCTATATACAGATCGAACAAGAAATATCATCAATGAAAAAGGATATGGGGTTTAACTGATAACAACGGGTGCAATATTCGTTACAATCTATTATCAAGAGCAGTGTTCGAATTAAGCATTTACCTGCTGACACTTGAGTAATATTAGTTGAAGGAATAAAGTATATAATATGGATGCAGCAATAATTAAAATATTTTTTTGCATCGCTTATATAAAGGGCCTTATGCCTTCGCCTATCGTTTTATTAGTACTATTAGGGCTTGTATTATTTTACCCTCTTCGAAACAATAAAAGAGTTCTATTTCGAATATTGACTTGGGCATTTTTTGTTCCACTATCGTTTAACTTAATGACTATGTCTGCTGGACTAACCTATAATGAGACCGAAAGTAGACTTATATCGCTTATTGTTTCTTTAGTAGTAGGCGTCATATATATTGCGGCACCACTTTTAATTAATAGACTACAAAAATTTAAGCTTAAATTTATTGTTATTGGCGTATTATTAATATTCATTTTGGTTATCCCTGTATTCATCAAGTATGTGTTTTAAGGTTTAGCTAAGAAAATTTTCACATTTTTTTTTATAAATCTTAGCAAAATCCATCATTTCAATGACATCTAGACGACGTTCTCCAGATTCTATTTTAGAAATGTATGATTGTGGTTTATTTAACAAGAGGGCAACATCAATTTGCTTTAGATTAGCCTCACTTCTAGCTTGTTTAAGCCTATCAATAAGCTTTAAGTACTTTTCTTTATAAATTGTTTTAGCCATAAATAGTTTGAAACCCCGATAATTTTATGATATATTCCAAATCAGGATATACCATAATGGAATATTAACTCAATGCGCAAAATTTTGCTTTTCTTCAAAATGAAATTCGAGCCGATTTTTCGTGACGTAGCTAAAAACTTAGACAGGAGCAAGGTGAGATAGTGGGCTGGCTTGCCGAGTCGAAGCTTTGCGACAACTATCTTTTACTTGTCCGCCTTCACTATGTTTCGGCGTGACAGTCTTCGCTAATCTCCTCGACTTCTCGTCGCTAAGCGAAGACTGGCGGAGAGAGAGGGATTCGAACCCTCGATACCTTGCGGTAAACCACCTTTCCAGAGTGGCGCCATAGACCAACTAGGCGATCTCTCCTTAATCGAATAAAGGCAATTATATCAACGAATACTTCTATTTGCTATAATATTTTTGCCACTTGGACAGAAAATACCTTGGCAAATAAACAACCTGTTCAAAATTAACAACAGCATGCTAAAATTAGCACGGATTATGAAATTTAACATCTTTGATTTTTTACTACCCAGAGAAACCAAATTTTTTCATTACATGCTGGACCACGCGAACTGCTTTGCAGAAGCATCAGTGCTTTTCAGAGACCTGTTAGCTAATCTGGAAACTATGAAAGAAGACGAAAAAAAATTGCTGCTTTTATCAATTAAAGAATGCGAAAGCCGCGGGGATTCCATAGAAAAGAAAATGATCGATGAACTGAATCAGACTTTCATCACCCCGATCGATCGGGAAGATATTCACACTCTTGCTATTAAACTCGACAGAGCTATTGATATTTTGAACAATCTTGCTAAAAAAATAGATATTTATAAAATCAATAAAGTCCCAAGTAATGCAAACAAATTCGCTGATATTATTATTGCAATCGGACAATTAATGGTTTTACTCATCAAAGAACTGGAAAACAAAAGAAATGTCGAACAGATACAGGTAAAAATGCACTTTCTGGAAAATGAAGCTGACGACCTGTTTCATACTTCCATAGCAGAGTTGTTTAGCCTGAAACATGCACCAATTGATATTATCCGTTACAAAGAATTATATGAACATCTTGAGTCTATTGTGGACGCGGTAGACTATGTAGGCAAAATTATTCGCGGCATTAAAGTAAAACAAGCTTAACAGATTGTTAAGTGAAAAATGTTAGGTGTTAAATGTTGACTCTCGTTATTATTATTGTCGTTTTCGCTTTGATTTTCGATTTCATTAACGGTTTTCATGATGCCGCTAATGCAATTTCAACAATTGTCGCTTCCAAAACTTTAACACCCTTACAAGCTGTCTTTCTGGCTGGTATCTCAAACTTTATCGGTTATTTCACTTTCGGTACCGCTGTAGCAAAAATGGTGGGAAAAGGTGTGGTAAATATTGATTTCATAACCTTACACATAATATTGGCAACTATTGTCGGGGCAATTATCTGGAACCTGATTACCTGGTTTTTTGGTATACCCACATCCAGCAGCCACGCTTTGATAGGAGCCTTGATAGGCGCAGGGATAGCTTCCGCTGGGATCCAGGTTATAATTGTCAGCGGGCTAATGAAGATCTTTCTATTTATTTTTATAGCACCTTTATTGGGAATGCTCGGTTCAATTGTTTTTACCATAATTATTATTCGATTAGCAAAAAAGTTAAAACCACAAAAAGCTACAAAAATATTTAAAAGATTGCAACCGATAGCTACAACATTTTATAGTATCGGGCACGGCACCAATGATGCGCAAAAAACTATGGGTATAATAGCTTTAACTTTGTATACCTCTGGAATAAATAAATCTTTCATAATAAATGATTGGGTGGTGTTGGCTTGTTATAGTGCAATCTCTATGGGAACTCTGTTCGGAGGTTGGAGAATTGTTAAAACCATGGGAACAAATATAATAAAAATCCGCCAGATGGAAGGCTTTTGTGCCGATACAGCCGCTGCTTTTGTTTTGTTAGGTACAGCGCATGCGGGAATACCGGTAAGTACAACCCATGTTATTGCCGGTTCAATTATGGGTGTTGGAACTGTTGAACATGTGAATAATGTACGCTGGATCACAGCCAGACAAATAATATGGGCCTGGTTGATTACAATTCCAATTGCGGCTCTTTTTTCCAGCATCACCTATTTTCTGTTTTCCTTTTTTATTCAGTAGTGTCATGAATATCCTGATTATTTACAAATCTGTTCATCATAAAAATACTGAAAAACTTGCACAGGTTCTTGCCGAACAACTGAAAGCCGACCTAAAACAACCGCAAGAAGTGAAAGCGGAACAGCTAAGTTCTTACGATATTATAGGGTTCGGTTCTGGGGTCTTTTTCAGCCAATTGCATCAAGACCTTTTAAAATTGGTTAAATATCTGCCTGAATTAAACAAAAAAGTGTTCATATTTTCGACCCGAGGAACTGTTGTTGATTTTTTTTATCACTCCTCTCTAAAAAGTCTATTAAGAAACAAAGGCGCAGAACTTGTCGGGGAATTTTCGTGTAGAGGATATGATACATTTGGATTATGGAAATTTTTCGGTGGAATTGCCAAGGGTCACCCTGATACAAAAGATATTAAATTAGCCATTAATTTCGCTGAAACATTAAAAAGTAAATTAAAAGTTTAAAAATTCTTTTGATAATGTAAAATTCTAGGTTATGATTATAGGCATAACTGATCACCCGGTATAAAAAATGATTATAAAAAAAATCAGGATAAAAAATTATAAATCTATTTATAATTCAGGCCTTATCGAAGTTGGGGCATTAAACTGTTTAATAGGCAAGAATAACTCAGGCAAATCAGCGTTCCTGGAAGCCATACATAAAATTAATCCTTATTTACCATCCTCTTCAGCCAGCCTTTATGATATTCTTGACGCCCCTAAAAACAAAACAGATTTTGTTAATGAATCCACAGTTATTGTTGAGGCGGAATTCGAACTCTCCAAGGAAGAAACTGAAATTATTTACCTGAAATTCGGAAATCATTGCTTAAAATCAAACCTAATAAAAATTACTAAAAACTACAGCAATCAGTTTGTTTGGGATTTTGAGGTTGATGAGAACGTTTATATCAATCATATTATTTTTAAACGTCAATTACCTGTAGAATTTGGCAACCTGCTCAAAGATATCGCTACTATTGAAGAATGCCTGACAGAGGCCAGAAAATTCGAGAACCCGCCTAAAACAGTTACATCCTTTATTAATCAACTGGAAATTCTGCAACTCCGGTCTATGAAAGAAGAAATAATAGATGGATATCTTTCCTCTTTCCTGCCTAAAATTCATTATTTAAAAACCATACCTGATTTTAATAATAATCTTTCTCTTAAATACATTAATAAAGATCTTTATAGCGATATGAACAAGGAGAGCGTCAATCCGTCGACCGCTTTTTGTAAGCTTATAAATGCTGATATTGATGAATTAATTTTCGGAGATGCTACAGAGGTGAAACTAAAGCTGGAACAAATGGCCGACCAGATTAATAATGAGCTGTTTCATTTATTCCCCGATTTCAAATCATACAGACTTCGCTTTGATAACAAGTACATTGTTGTTGATAACAACATAGTAGACTCAATGTTTAAAATTTTTGTAATTGATACATCTAATAATGTTGAAATCCCTATAGAAAAATTCAGCAGTTCGTTTGTCTATATCCTATCTTTTATAAGTACTTTACAGTTCTTTAAATTTAAAAGTAAAAACACAATAGTCCTAACAGAAAATCCCGCGCTTATTTTGCACCCTGAAAATCAAAAAATTTTCAGAGAAATAATGGAAACAAAAACATCCGAGCAATTCCAGATTTTTTATACCACCCATTCTCCCTTTATGCTTAATAAAAATTCTAAAAATATCTATGCTGTTTATCATTCCGCCCAAGATGGAACAACGGTTACCCAAAACGTTGATAAGAAAAATGATGACGGAACGTTAAGGTTGCTGGATTTTGCTGAGATTTAAAAATCTTGAGGTGTTTTAGTTTTTAAATATTCTTCTCAAAACTACGTAAAAAGTTTCTTTTCTGAACGGTTTGACAATATAATAATGTGCACCCATCTGCATTGCCTGTATCACTCTGTTCTTGTCTCCAAGAGCTGAAACCATTACTATCTTTGTTTTTGGCTTCATTTTCACCAATTCTGGCAAAACGGCAAGCCCGTCTTTCTTGGGCATAGTTATATCAAGGGTAATCAGGTCCACATCTTCTGTTATTTTATTCAAAACATCAATAATTTCCTCACCATTGCTGGCTGAACCTAAAATATTAAACCCGAAATCACTCAATGTTCGGCTGACTATCTTAACCATAGCCATGGAATCATCTACAATAACGGCAGTTAAGGGTTG
This genomic window contains:
- the mutT gene encoding 8-oxo-dGTP diphosphatase MutT; amino-acid sequence: MKPLIKVTAAIILKNNKVLIAQRKQDDPFKLKWEFPGGKIEKDETPEKCLNRELTEELGISAEIGELFLRVFHSYPDFDIELLAYQVNKFSNKPKNNTHQKLSWVAVGNLPAFDFLEADIPVIKKLQSIH
- the rpmH gene encoding 50S ribosomal protein L34; this translates as MKRTFQPNSRKRSKTHGFLVRMQTHNGQNVIKARRKKGRTRLAA
- the rnpA gene encoding ribonuclease P protein component: MNKNLKLKTSKEYADTLNHGKKLTGKGLVIYFKQSEQLKVGIIASKKVDKLAVGRNKIKRTVREIFRLNKPFVVGDYVIIAKSSILKMSYRDIKEDYENILNRIDQKNVKTNYN
- the yidD gene encoding membrane protein insertion efficiency factor YidD — protein: MLRLIIIKILRSYQFLSAFTIKKCRFMPTCSEYSILALEKYGLFQGLKKSVIRISKCHPWNPGGYDPV
- a CDS encoding YidC/Oxa1 family membrane protein insertase — translated: MHPIKYLVDHMMLPILQFFYQFSGNYGTAIILLTITLKLILFPLTVKQTKSMSEMKNIQPKMKEVQTKYKDNPQMMQMKIMELYKEHKVNPFGGCLPTLIQLPFFIAIFVSLSSPQFKSLITAEGAKATFFWINNLGGPDKTMILPLLVALSTYYSQMTMSPGLSKDDPQMKMFAYMPFLMFFIAMSMPSGVLIYWALSQFITAVQQYFLNLKPIKK
- a CDS encoding KH domain-containing protein; the encoded protein is MGLFDIFKGSEEKTENNQISEDSGNTINDDMHNIAKDTLTEILDLMGFFNVVKILNFDTTFVSLEIKGDDLGRIIGKEGNTLYALQYLLKNILSKKYKRPVNVQLDANNYREKRTNSITNMALEAAQKAIAENREILMPAMNAWERRIVHTTLMENGKVKTESIGREQDRKVIVSPK
- the mnmE gene encoding tRNA uridine-5-carboxymethylaminomethyl(34) synthesis GTPase MnmE — protein: MTLAPFADTIAAISTPLGIGGIAVIRISGPDTVKIVKQVSSLNKPVPNQIRFTSFFSPDKNKIDEGLLSFFKGPFSFTGEDMAELNCHGGYVVAQKLIDTLLRLGARQADKGEFTMRAFINGKIDLMQAESVIDLIEAKTEKASGIFVHQLEGRLSKKIQTIREQLLKLISHLEVHLDYPEEEDLKKPSDYANIIKDLVSRIDHLLATYNTGRLLKEGILTVIAGAPNVGKSSLLNALLKDNRAIVTDIPGTTRDTIEEWMQLEGIPFKFVDTAGLRNSQNKIEIIGMGKTKKLINKADLVLLMLDAGRDLNKDDQAILKKLDPKKTVVIINKIDLPKNCSKKITELPSLKFFSSNIYQLSVKKRKGLTALEKGLVKFAQKNFLTASEQKDAIISNDRQKEQLISAKKTLSSALKSIKKGLSEDLWLIDLRLALSTLGSIIGEDISEEVLNDIFSRFCVGK
- a CDS encoding helix-turn-helix transcriptional regulator gives rise to the protein MAKTIYKEKYLKLIDRLKQARSEANLKQIDVALLLNKPQSYISKIESGERRLDVIEMMDFAKIYKKKCENFLS
- a CDS encoding DUF47 family protein, which codes for MKFNIFDFLLPRETKFFHYMLDHANCFAEASVLFRDLLANLETMKEDEKKLLLLSIKECESRGDSIEKKMIDELNQTFITPIDREDIHTLAIKLDRAIDILNNLAKKIDIYKINKVPSNANKFADIIIAIGQLMVLLIKELENKRNVEQIQVKMHFLENEADDLFHTSIAELFSLKHAPIDIIRYKELYEHLESIVDAVDYVGKIIRGIKVKQA
- a CDS encoding inorganic phosphate transporter, whose translation is MLTLVIIIVVFALIFDFINGFHDAANAISTIVASKTLTPLQAVFLAGISNFIGYFTFGTAVAKMVGKGVVNIDFITLHIILATIVGAIIWNLITWFFGIPTSSSHALIGALIGAGIASAGIQVIIVSGLMKIFLFIFIAPLLGMLGSIVFTIIIIRLAKKLKPQKATKIFKRLQPIATTFYSIGHGTNDAQKTMGIIALTLYTSGINKSFIINDWVVLACYSAISMGTLFGGWRIVKTMGTNIIKIRQMEGFCADTAAAFVLLGTAHAGIPVSTTHVIAGSIMGVGTVEHVNNVRWITARQIIWAWLITIPIAALFSSITYFLFSFFIQ
- a CDS encoding flavodoxin family protein encodes the protein MNILIIYKSVHHKNTEKLAQVLAEQLKADLKQPQEVKAEQLSSYDIIGFGSGVFFSQLHQDLLKLVKYLPELNKKVFIFSTRGTVVDFFYHSSLKSLLRNKGAELVGEFSCRGYDTFGLWKFFGGIAKGHPDTKDIKLAINFAETLKSKLKV
- a CDS encoding AAA family ATPase, with product MIIKKIRIKNYKSIYNSGLIEVGALNCLIGKNNSGKSAFLEAIHKINPYLPSSSASLYDILDAPKNKTDFVNESTVIVEAEFELSKEETEIIYLKFGNHCLKSNLIKITKNYSNQFVWDFEVDENVYINHIIFKRQLPVEFGNLLKDIATIEECLTEARKFENPPKTVTSFINQLEILQLRSMKEEIIDGYLSSFLPKIHYLKTIPDFNNNLSLKYINKDLYSDMNKESVNPSTAFCKLINADIDELIFGDATEVKLKLEQMADQINNELFHLFPDFKSYRLRFDNKYIVVDNNIVDSMFKIFVIDTSNNVEIPIEKFSSSFVYILSFISTLQFFKFKSKNTIVLTENPALILHPENQKIFREIMETKTSEQFQIFYTTHSPFMLNKNSKNIYAVYHSAQDGTTVTQNVDKKNDDGTLRLLDFAEI
- a CDS encoding response regulator; this encodes MLINTNDEIQYIGTKENGQPLTAVIVDDSMAMVKIVSRTLSDFGFNILGSASNGEEIIDVLNKITEDVDLITLDITMPKKDGLAVLPELVKMKPKTKIVMVSALGDKNRVIQAMQMGAHYYIVKPFRKETFYVVLRRIFKN